The Chitinophagales bacterium genome has a segment encoding these proteins:
- a CDS encoding FAD-binding oxidoreductase produces the protein MNKDWWKWGNLEESKHINDYPKAKQYLEEFWQTSFREEFKPPTKFNLAQLSDKKTEEIKNIFASIPQKKMSFKDSDRLKVALGKSYYDVIRICKNDNIIAPDFVFYPTTKQEIEYIVQQCNDNNIKIIPFGGGSNVVGALTQTNKTTLTCCINLQHFNKMIAFDEDHFTATFQAGILGPDLEDELNEKGFTLGHFPQSFEYSTLGGWVVTRGAGQESSYYGKIEDLVEQLCVVTPTGTLYTNDYSHDASGINLMPLFVGSEGTLGIVTEVTVKIKKLPKSYRWVVALFPNFEQGTNYLKAIAQADIKPSVVRLSDAKETMLFSKLGNNHTEKGGLVEQFKKEAQKFILDWKNLNEPCVLIMRFVQNSYNSASQMVYAKNLVDKYDGMIAPSSIGENWAANRFKTPYLRDTFVEHAVYIDTMETLIHWNDVLKLHQELTSKLEKSKAFNKNKGLFLAHISHIYANAACMYFTLITPMHKGSEIEQWQEIKNLVTDTIKRNNGSVSHHHSVGYDHQKWYLQYSDPIGLDILRSIKNKIDPKNILNPGKLFNK, from the coding sequence ATGAACAAAGATTGGTGGAAATGGGGAAATCTTGAAGAAAGTAAACACATAAATGATTATCCGAAAGCAAAACAGTACTTAGAAGAATTTTGGCAAACTTCGTTTAGAGAAGAATTTAAACCACCTACCAAATTTAATTTAGCTCAATTGAGTGATAAAAAAACGGAAGAAATTAAAAACATTTTTGCTTCTATTCCTCAAAAAAAAATGAGCTTTAAAGATAGCGACCGATTAAAAGTAGCACTTGGAAAAAGCTATTACGATGTCATTAGAATTTGCAAAAACGACAATATTATTGCTCCAGACTTTGTTTTTTATCCTACAACCAAACAAGAAATTGAATACATCGTACAACAATGTAATGATAATAATATAAAAATTATTCCATTTGGTGGTGGAAGCAATGTAGTAGGTGCTTTAACACAAACCAATAAAACAACGCTTACTTGTTGTATTAACTTACAACACTTTAATAAAATGATTGCTTTTGATGAAGACCATTTTACTGCTACATTTCAAGCAGGAATTTTAGGTCCAGATTTAGAAGACGAACTCAACGAAAAAGGTTTTACATTAGGACACTTTCCTCAATCGTTTGAATATTCTACACTTGGTGGTTGGGTAGTTACACGAGGTGCTGGACAAGAGTCTTCGTACTATGGAAAAATTGAAGACTTAGTAGAACAACTTTGTGTAGTAACACCAACAGGAACTTTATATACTAACGACTATTCTCACGATGCTAGTGGAATAAACTTAATGCCATTATTTGTAGGAAGCGAAGGTACTTTAGGTATTGTAACTGAAGTAACCGTAAAAATTAAAAAACTACCAAAAAGTTATCGTTGGGTAGTAGCATTGTTTCCAAATTTTGAACAAGGCACCAACTACTTAAAAGCTATTGCACAAGCAGACATCAAACCATCTGTAGTACGATTGTCTGATGCTAAAGAAACGATGTTGTTTTCTAAATTAGGTAATAATCATACAGAGAAAGGTGGACTAGTAGAACAATTTAAAAAAGAAGCACAAAAATTTATTTTAGATTGGAAAAATCTCAATGAACCTTGTGTATTGATTATGCGATTTGTACAAAATAGTTATAACTCTGCTTCGCAAATGGTTTATGCAAAAAACTTAGTGGATAAATACGATGGCATGATTGCTCCAAGTAGTATTGGAGAAAATTGGGCTGCCAACAGATTTAAAACACCTTATTTGCGTGATACATTTGTAGAACATGCTGTATATATAGATACGATGGAAACACTTATTCATTGGAATGATGTTTTAAAACTACACCAAGAGTTAACAAGCAAACTAGAAAAATCAAAAGCATTTAATAAAAATAAAGGATTATTTTTAGCACATATTTCGCATATCTATGCAAATGCAGCTTGTATGTATTTTACCTTAATTACGCCAATGCATAAAGGCAGTGAGATTGAACAATGGCAAGAAATTAAAAACTTAGTGACCGATACAATTAAACGAAATAATGGTTCAGTATCACATCATCATAGTGTAGGATACGATCATCAAAAATGGTATTTGCAATACAGTGATCCTATTGGCTTAGATATTTTGAGAAGTATAAAAAATAAAATAGATCCTAAAAACATTTTAAATCCTGGAAAATTATTCAATAAATGA
- a CDS encoding DUF2961 domain-containing protein, giving the protein MKRILLLCYCFPFFAFSQTLMDNAPKFLHNYIYYNQTSYDRNMGNQDGVPDSYFLDTIPSGLVNNPNGTPTGGVEYVVSHIKGPSVLFRWGFGLSTLSHEARLKFYFDGETVPRISNTLNEIFNIQQGIFQPPLLLNLAQSSGAMASFIPFFINKDLIITSNAGGFYQFNYKKFSTDTSVTTWQPNVTDSVLINEFNNKGNYPKSNLASLQTVQNQTTIASGTTQTIANLSGAKSIEQFKLSINELDFSYAERKVFSGQQFAGTSAFNMKVNGQANNVQLILTCNKNWELANIVTKPTFFRLAVYVDNIFVGLWTVYTDRDYHFWSDEVFTIPKFYYNNKSNIRIKLQKFGTDGKNPNEYYYKLKCDNIITDSLAVLDAASEASHNKVTTAIVPAIPQTQSERYITPENIKLFNKDILKNTFIKITFDNASQAQVYAPLGLFFGTGFNDAAYMQSLPCGNIGKEYYNYFSMPFWNNAKVELINNSNSNITVSYNVGTANNNSSKKETGYFTTQLNSAVKAANDITSYLICATQGKGKYVGTILEAHQEDMTKFAWMEGDDRVYIDDIATPLIHGTGTEDYFNGGFYFYTGEVDFAQSGMCNADNNYYRAMYRYHLYDPIYFRKNFQFWFEKGKSNEKQTTYNSLALFYLQPNDSTYFLSDELNVGNTTSETAHQYTNTNNKIYINKNQRYEGEAFNTYLSKDGYLSQDSVSFVATILPNNEGVQLQRTMDYTYRNQEAALYVDGVYLGNWLTAGSNGFNVWRDDVFFIPKTYTAGKSSITIKLVKSNNCQYWTATDYKVYTLLTENIVSTAINQNKLDNKFSIYPNPTSNILYLNTAYMYDNQPTHYTLFNQNGQLVKQEKLLGTLFNYTIDVNDLASGQYHLVLQQQNKIVGSKKITVIK; this is encoded by the coding sequence ATGAAAAGAATTCTACTATTGTGCTATTGTTTTCCTTTTTTTGCTTTTTCGCAAACGCTAATGGATAATGCTCCAAAGTTTTTACATAATTATATTTATTATAACCAAACTAGTTATGATAGAAATATGGGCAATCAAGATGGAGTGCCAGACAGTTATTTCTTAGATACAATACCAAGTGGTTTAGTCAATAATCCAAACGGAACACCAACTGGTGGTGTAGAATATGTAGTGAGTCATATTAAAGGACCAAGTGTTTTATTTCGTTGGGGTTTTGGCTTAAGTACTTTATCACATGAAGCTCGACTTAAATTTTATTTTGATGGAGAAACTGTTCCTCGAATTTCTAACACATTAAATGAAATTTTTAATATTCAACAAGGTATATTCCAACCACCATTACTATTAAATCTTGCTCAATCTAGTGGAGCTATGGCAAGCTTTATTCCTTTTTTTATAAATAAAGATTTAATTATTACTTCTAATGCAGGTGGTTTTTATCAGTTTAATTATAAAAAATTTAGTACAGACACTAGTGTAACAACTTGGCAACCTAATGTTACAGATTCTGTGCTAATTAATGAGTTCAATAACAAAGGCAATTATCCTAAAAGCAATTTAGCGAGTTTGCAAACCGTACAAAATCAAACAACAATTGCTAGTGGTACTACACAAACTATAGCTAATTTAAGCGGTGCAAAAAGTATAGAACAATTTAAATTAAGTATTAATGAGCTTGATTTCTCGTATGCAGAAAGAAAGGTTTTTTCTGGTCAACAATTTGCTGGTACTAGTGCTTTTAATATGAAGGTAAACGGACAGGCAAATAATGTACAACTTATTTTAACTTGTAATAAAAATTGGGAATTGGCTAATATAGTAACTAAACCAACTTTTTTTAGATTGGCTGTTTATGTAGATAATATTTTCGTTGGATTATGGACAGTATATACTGATAGAGATTATCATTTTTGGTCAGATGAAGTTTTTACAATACCTAAATTTTACTATAATAATAAATCAAATATAAGAATTAAGCTTCAAAAATTTGGAACTGATGGTAAAAATCCAAATGAATATTACTACAAACTAAAATGCGATAACATTATTACAGACTCACTTGCTGTTTTAGATGCTGCAAGCGAAGCTAGTCATAATAAAGTTACAACAGCTATTGTGCCAGCAATTCCTCAAACACAGTCAGAAAGATACATTACACCAGAAAATATAAAATTATTTAATAAAGATATCTTAAAAAATACTTTTATCAAAATAACTTTCGATAATGCAAGTCAAGCACAAGTATATGCACCACTAGGTTTGTTCTTTGGAACTGGATTCAATGATGCTGCATATATGCAATCATTGCCTTGTGGAAATATAGGAAAAGAATACTACAATTATTTTTCTATGCCTTTCTGGAATAATGCTAAAGTAGAATTAATCAATAATTCAAATTCAAATATTACAGTTAGTTATAATGTTGGAACTGCTAATAATAATTCATCTAAGAAAGAAACAGGGTATTTTACTACTCAATTAAACAGTGCAGTTAAAGCAGCTAATGATATTACAAGCTATTTAATTTGTGCTACGCAAGGTAAAGGAAAATATGTAGGAACTATTCTAGAAGCTCATCAAGAAGATATGACCAAATTTGCGTGGATGGAAGGTGATGACAGAGTATATATAGATGATATAGCAACGCCATTAATTCACGGAACAGGAACAGAAGATTACTTTAATGGTGGATTCTATTTCTATACAGGCGAAGTTGATTTTGCTCAATCAGGAATGTGTAATGCAGATAATAACTATTATAGAGCCATGTATCGTTATCACTTATACGACCCAATTTATTTTAGAAAGAATTTTCAGTTTTGGTTTGAAAAAGGAAAATCAAATGAAAAGCAAACTACTTATAACTCATTGGCATTGTTTTATCTTCAACCAAATGACAGCACTTATTTTTTAAGTGACGAACTAAATGTAGGAAATACAACTAGCGAAACAGCACATCAATATACCAATACGAATAATAAAATATATATAAATAAAAATCAAAGATACGAAGGAGAAGCATTTAATACTTATTTATCTAAAGATGGATATTTAAGCCAAGATTCTGTCTCTTTTGTAGCAACTATCTTACCAAACAACGAAGGCGTACAACTTCAAAGAACTATGGATTATACTTATCGCAATCAAGAAGCAGCACTTTATGTAGATGGAGTTTATTTAGGAAATTGGCTAACTGCTGGTTCAAATGGATTCAATGTTTGGAGAGATGATGTGTTCTTTATTCCAAAAACATATACCGCAGGAAAATCATCTATTACTATCAAATTAGTAAAATCAAATAATTGTCAATATTGGACTGCAACAGATTATAAAGTCTATACGCTCTTAACAGAAAATATAGTTAGCACAGCAATTAATCAAAATAAACTAGACAATAAATTTAGTATTTATCCAAATCCAACATCAAACATATTGTATTTAAATACAGCATATATGTATGACAATCAGCCTACACATTATACTTTGTTTAATCAAAACGGACAGTTAGTAAAACAAGAGAAATTGCTCGGTACATTATTCAACTATACAATTGATGTAAATGATTTAGCAAGTGGTCAATATCATTTGGTATTACAGCAGCAGAATAAAATTGTAGGCAGTAAAAAAATTACTGTAATAAAATAA
- a CDS encoding ATP-binding cassette domain-containing protein produces the protein MIAVNNLSLQFGKRVLFDEVNIKFTKGNCYGVIGANGAGKSTFLKILSGEIASTTGNVEISPGERMSVLKQNHFEFDENQVIDTVIMGNKVLYDIMKEKDALYAKPDFSDADGLRVGDLEAQFAEMDGWNAESDAAELLSNLGVKEEHHYQLMKELPSNLKIKVLLAQALFGNPDILILDEPTNDLDVNTIAWLENFLADFKNTVIVVSHDRHFLDMVCTHVVDIDFSKVNLFTGNYTFWYETSTLLAKQRADKNKKNEAKKAELLDFIARFSANASKSKQATSRKKALDKLDIESIKPSSRRYPGIFFKQSREAGDKILEVTKLSYDNKDGKTLFNDVSFVVNKKDKIAVISNDGLAVSNLFKILAGEQQPKSGSYEFGVTITKSYIPNDNTAYFQSDLNLIDWLRQYSEEKDETFIRGFLGRMLFSGEETLKSCKVLSGGEKVRCMLSKTMLEEANFLILDEPTNHLDLESITSLNNGLIDYEGSMVFTSHDHTFMHTIANRIIEITPKGIIDRLMSYDEYLADDKVQALRAEMYS, from the coding sequence ATGATTGCTGTAAATAATCTGTCTTTACAATTTGGGAAACGAGTTTTGTTCGATGAAGTGAATATAAAATTTACTAAAGGTAACTGTTATGGTGTTATTGGTGCTAATGGTGCAGGAAAATCTACCTTTTTAAAAATATTATCTGGAGAAATTGCAAGCACAACAGGAAATGTAGAAATCAGTCCAGGTGAAAGAATGTCTGTATTGAAGCAAAATCACTTTGAGTTTGATGAAAATCAAGTGATTGATACTGTGATTATGGGAAATAAAGTGTTGTACGACATCATGAAAGAAAAAGATGCTTTATATGCTAAACCAGATTTTTCTGATGCAGATGGTTTGAGAGTTGGTGATTTAGAAGCACAATTTGCAGAAATGGATGGTTGGAATGCAGAAAGTGATGCAGCTGAGTTATTGAGCAATTTAGGTGTGAAAGAAGAGCATCATTATCAGTTGATGAAAGAGTTGCCTTCTAACTTAAAAATTAAAGTGTTGTTGGCACAAGCATTATTTGGTAATCCAGATATTTTGATTTTAGATGAGCCAACCAACGATTTAGATGTAAATACGATTGCTTGGTTAGAAAACTTTTTGGCAGATTTCAAAAATACAGTTATCGTAGTATCGCATGACAGACACTTTTTAGATATGGTGTGTACGCATGTGGTAGATATCGATTTTTCTAAAGTTAATTTATTTACAGGTAACTATACTTTTTGGTACGAAACTTCTACTTTATTAGCAAAACAAAGAGCTGATAAAAACAAAAAGAACGAAGCTAAAAAAGCAGAGTTATTAGACTTTATTGCGAGATTCAGTGCCAATGCATCGAAATCAAAACAAGCAACTTCTAGAAAGAAAGCATTAGATAAATTAGATATAGAAAGTATAAAACCTTCTAGTAGAAGATATCCTGGAATTTTCTTCAAACAAAGTAGAGAGGCAGGTGATAAAATTTTAGAAGTGACTAAATTATCTTACGACAACAAAGATGGCAAAACACTATTTAATGATGTATCTTTCGTAGTAAATAAGAAAGATAAAATTGCAGTTATTTCTAATGATGGATTGGCTGTTTCTAATTTATTTAAAATTTTGGCAGGAGAGCAGCAACCAAAATCTGGAAGTTATGAATTTGGAGTCACCATTACAAAATCATACATACCAAATGACAATACGGCTTATTTTCAGTCAGATTTGAATTTAATTGATTGGTTGAGACAATATTCTGAAGAAAAAGACGAGACATTTATTCGTGGATTTTTAGGTAGAATGCTATTTAGTGGTGAAGAAACACTTAAAAGTTGTAAAGTACTTTCTGGTGGAGAAAAAGTAAGGTGTATGTTGTCTAAAACGATGTTAGAAGAAGCCAACTTTTTAATTTTAGATGAACCTACGAATCACCTAGACTTAGAATCTATTACTTCATTAAACAATGGTTTGATAGATTACGAAGGCAGTATGGTATTTACATCGCATGACCACACTTTTATGCATACCATTGCCAATAGAATTATAGAAATTACACCAAAAGGCATTATTGATAGATTAATGTCGTATGATGAATATTTAGCAGACGACAAAGTACAAGCACTAAGAGCAGAAATGTACAGTTGA
- a CDS encoding AAA family ATPase yields the protein MKLSNKTKSELFRALQKETNLFSFMNHNELMLTFLNDIWDLHEMPSSDSRFKDAYGDIIQHTVNNDDWTIDYLFLERLNLFQDDNIYFRFLENLVKAEYRTNDDEVMKFVLLINSYLEREELVLTLYNYDENEQAIYSVQKLEDKDTFIDIVQNQIPFYVVKTPNDQHNIFSSHKKPRDKLAFVLVHNNKWNDYSAWTIFALFFYKKDEEPIYIGETKITNGKDYITTSVLDDKFYSLSDSFCSLGQHFSYYENLKNSTGKLFESTLYALKDAAFFSDVHDKFEKNTIFIKSLLRIDNAERLLREAKHRSYEYNLTNLYSFKYLFKPKYSKEELEINFDFNKNTQPPNRIYAIIGKNGTGKTQLVSRLPLDISKKNIESFIPRAPLFSKVIAVSYSIFDNFEIPQKTSIFNYVYCGLHTINQGKREILTLRQRAVRFHNAWKKIKSLERMKILRKVLLTFIDESIVDSFIVEEEESNGLTVSIEEFNKIKVQLSSGQSIILYIISEILSNIRYDSLILFDEPETHLHPNAISQLINLIYDLVNRFDSYCIITTHSPLIIQELLSRNVFVMERHESISSIRKISIESFGENLSNLTEEVFGNKEISKQYKKIIDKLIEKDYSYNEIIESIESDNIPLSLNLRLYIKSQLLR from the coding sequence ATGAAACTATCAAATAAAACAAAATCAGAATTATTTAGAGCCTTACAAAAAGAGACTAATCTTTTTAGTTTTATGAATCATAATGAACTGATGTTGACATTTCTAAATGATATTTGGGATTTACATGAAATGCCATCTAGTGATTCTAGGTTTAAAGATGCGTATGGAGATATTATTCAACATACTGTCAATAACGATGATTGGACTATTGATTATTTATTTTTAGAAAGACTAAACTTATTTCAAGATGATAATATCTATTTTAGATTTCTTGAAAATTTGGTTAAGGCAGAATATAGAACCAATGATGATGAAGTAATGAAGTTTGTGTTACTTATTAATTCATATCTTGAGAGAGAAGAGCTTGTTTTAACTCTTTATAATTATGACGAGAATGAACAAGCAATTTATTCGGTACAAAAACTTGAGGATAAAGATACATTTATTGATATTGTTCAGAATCAAATTCCATTTTATGTTGTAAAAACACCAAATGACCAACATAATATCTTTTCATCACATAAAAAACCTAGAGATAAACTTGCTTTTGTTTTAGTGCATAACAATAAATGGAATGATTATAGTGCTTGGACAATTTTTGCTCTTTTTTTCTATAAGAAGGATGAAGAGCCAATCTATATAGGTGAAACTAAAATAACTAATGGTAAAGATTATATCACAACCTCTGTTTTGGATGATAAATTTTATTCATTATCAGATTCTTTTTGTTCACTAGGACAGCATTTTTCTTATTATGAGAATCTTAAAAATTCAACAGGAAAATTATTTGAAAGTACTTTATATGCATTAAAAGATGCTGCTTTTTTTTCTGATGTTCACGATAAGTTTGAGAAGAATACTATTTTTATTAAGTCACTTCTAAGAATAGATAACGCAGAAAGACTTTTAAGAGAAGCTAAACATAGATCATATGAATATAACTTAACAAATTTGTATAGTTTTAAATATTTGTTCAAACCTAAATATTCAAAAGAAGAATTAGAAATAAATTTTGATTTTAATAAAAATACTCAACCACCTAATAGAATTTATGCTATTATAGGTAAAAATGGGACAGGAAAAACTCAATTGGTATCAAGGTTACCTTTAGATATCTCTAAAAAAAATATTGAGAGCTTTATACCTAGAGCACCACTTTTTAGCAAAGTAATTGCGGTATCATATAGTATTTTTGATAATTTTGAAATTCCTCAAAAAACATCTATATTTAATTATGTCTATTGTGGTTTGCATACTATTAATCAAGGCAAAAGAGAAATATTAACCTTAAGACAACGAGCTGTACGTTTTCATAACGCATGGAAAAAAATAAAGTCTCTAGAAAGAATGAAGATATTGAGAAAAGTATTACTAACATTTATAGATGAAAGTATTGTAGACAGTTTTATTGTAGAGGAAGAAGAATCAAATGGACTGACAGTTAGCATTGAAGAATTTAATAAAATAAAAGTACAATTAAGTTCAGGACAAAGTATTATTCTATATATTATTTCGGAAATATTATCAAATATTAGGTATGACTCACTTATTCTTTTTGATGAACCTGAGACACATTTACATCCAAATGCGATATCTCAATTGATAAATCTAATTTATGATTTAGTAAATCGCTTTGATTCATATTGTATAATTACTACACACTCACCATTAATTATACAAGAACTTCTGTCAAGAAATGTTTTTGTAATGGAAAGGCATGAAAGTATAAGTTCAATTAGGAAAATTAGTATTGAGTCTTTTGGTGAAAATCTATCAAATTTAACAGAAGAAGTTTTCGGAAATAAAGAGATATCAAAACAGTATAAAAAAATAATAGATAAATTAATAGAGAAGGATTATTCTTATAATGAAATTATTGAAAGTATAGAGTCTGATAATATACCTTTAAGTTTAAATTTAAGATTGTATATAAAAAGCCAATTATTACGATGA
- a CDS encoding glycerol-3-phosphate dehydrogenase/oxidase produces the protein MNIRNNHIYKLKNEKFDIVVIGGGITGAGIALTAARKGWKTLIIDKADFASGTSSRSAKLIHGGLRYLQQLQIKLVREALHEREHLLSEYPHLIKPQPFFMPIYKSRLNKLKYYIGLSGYDYLSGETSLPKHNSLEIDEVKDKFPQIKTDDMIGGYIYYDAKTNDARLTNEVIQQATELGAIAINYLTLQNFITNNNQVTSIECLDILNNQLINIRSKVFVNATGIWTDETLRKFNPNDTQQYMAPSKGIHLIVSNDHLPKDCVLLFPTTNNDGRMLWCIPWEENLNIVGTTDTDYNQSLDTIWTEKEEIDYILNSLNAQLKNKQLSYDDILSVYAGLRPLLNDNDESKKSNQRSRDYNIWWNNDNLLTISGGKLTSFLSMAENTILTITEKHIISSKQNEEVVLESLIDQFKNKYGIKNASLIAAIIQENESYLQTITDFNYTIAEVLFFIRHQHAVRLTDVLTRRTIISYAMQQWNEALINSIVSIMQKELHWTEEQVANEIEHYKKEWQIMHSWK, from the coding sequence ATGAATATAAGAAATAATCATATCTATAAATTAAAAAATGAAAAATTTGATATAGTTGTAATAGGTGGTGGAATAACTGGTGCTGGTATTGCTTTAACAGCTGCTAGAAAAGGTTGGAAGACTTTAATTATTGACAAAGCAGATTTTGCTTCTGGTACAAGTTCTCGTTCTGCAAAATTAATTCACGGTGGTTTGAGATATTTACAACAACTACAAATTAAATTGGTTAGAGAAGCATTACACGAAAGAGAACATTTATTAAGTGAATATCCGCATTTAATAAAACCACAACCTTTTTTTATGCCAATTTATAAATCAAGATTAAATAAATTAAAATACTATATAGGTTTATCTGGTTACGATTATTTAAGTGGCGAAACTTCTTTACCTAAACACAATTCACTAGAAATTGATGAAGTAAAAGATAAATTTCCGCAAATAAAAACAGATGACATGATTGGTGGTTACATCTACTACGATGCTAAAACCAATGATGCACGATTAACCAATGAAGTCATTCAGCAAGCAACAGAATTAGGTGCTATTGCTATAAATTATCTAACACTACAAAACTTTATTACTAATAATAATCAAGTTACAAGTATAGAATGTTTAGACATATTAAATAATCAATTGATTAATATACGAAGTAAAGTCTTTGTCAATGCAACTGGAATTTGGACAGATGAAACACTGCGAAAATTCAATCCAAATGATACACAACAATATATGGCTCCTAGTAAAGGCATACATTTAATTGTAAGCAACGACCATTTACCTAAAGATTGTGTGCTTTTATTTCCTACAACAAATAATGATGGACGAATGTTGTGGTGTATTCCTTGGGAAGAGAATTTGAATATTGTAGGAACTACAGATACAGATTATAATCAGTCTTTAGATACCATTTGGACAGAAAAAGAAGAAATAGATTATATATTAAATAGTTTAAATGCTCAACTAAAAAACAAACAACTTTCCTACGATGATATTTTAAGTGTGTATGCAGGATTACGACCTTTGTTAAACGATAACGATGAAAGTAAGAAAAGCAATCAACGCTCTAGAGATTATAATATTTGGTGGAACAACGATAACTTGCTGACTATTTCTGGTGGAAAATTGACTTCTTTCTTATCGATGGCAGAAAATACTATTTTAACCATTACAGAAAAACATATTATTAGTTCTAAACAAAATGAAGAAGTTGTTTTAGAAAGTTTAATTGACCAATTTAAAAATAAGTATGGCATTAAAAATGCTTCGCTAATTGCAGCAATCATTCAAGAAAATGAATCGTACTTACAAACAATAACTGATTTTAATTATACAATTGCCGAAGTTTTGTTTTTTATACGACACCAACATGCAGTACGATTAACCGATGTATTGACTAGAAGAACAATTATCTCTTATGCTATGCAACAATGGAATGAAGCATTAATTAATAGTATTGTCAGCATTATGCAAAAAGAATTACATTGGACAGAAGAACAAGTAGCTAACGAAATAGAACACTACAAAAAGGAATGGCAAATTATGCATTCTTGGAAATAA